One Rosa chinensis cultivar Old Blush chromosome 3, RchiOBHm-V2, whole genome shotgun sequence DNA window includes the following coding sequences:
- the LOC112192494 gene encoding aspartic proteinase CDR1, giving the protein MGTPPFDIYAIADTGSDLLWTQCQPCKACYKTNFGVFDPRKSSTYRNITCRASDCRLVALSRPLDYQPNFCRENPKGPCLYRYAYMDTSSSTGALAKETVTLTSTTGKVVTLKDIIFGCGNENNSTITGTEMGVIGLGRGPLSFVSQIAPYVGGKRFSHCLVPDPNIESKIYFGNGSEVLGEGVLTVPLFDEQPGGSNYYVTVPGITIGNDFVPFNSTGTLLTKGNMLVDSGTPMTYLPQEFFDRVVAQLKKTVELESFISPEDSTLCFNSTTVPKFPTVALHFEGGGELPLNETQLFQRNEETKAFCFMMVNTTTEDYGTFGGSLQIDFLIGFDLDTKVVSFKPTNCANFNKS; this is encoded by the coding sequence ATGGGAACCCCACCCTTTGATATTTATGCAATTGCTGATACAGGTAGTGATCTACTATGGACACAATGCCAACCATGTAAAGCTTGCTACAAGACCAACTTTGGCGTTTTTGACCCGAGAAAATCCTCAACTTATAGGAACATTACTTGTCGTGCAAGCGACTGTAGACTCGTCGCCCTTTCCAGACCATTAGACTATCAACCAAACTTTTGTAGAGAAAATCCTAAAGGACCTTGCTTGTACAGGTATGCGTATATGGACACGTCATCCTCGACGGGTGCATTGGCTAAAGAAACAGTTACCTTGACATCCACTACTGGTAAAGTCGTAACCCTAAAAGATATTATCTTTGGGTGTGGGAATGAGAACAATTCAACTATAACTGGAACTGAAATGGGTGTTATTGGGCTTGGACGTGGGCCCTTGTCATTTGTTTCTCAAATTGCTCCCTATGTTGGAGGAAAAAGATTCTCACATTGCTTGGTGCCAGATCCCAACATTGAAAGCAAGATCTATTTTGGGAATGGGAGTGAAGTGTTGGGTGAAGGTGTGCTGACAGTACCTTTGTTCGATGAACAACCAGGCGGGAGTAACTATTATGTGACAGTACCAGGAATTACCATCGGAAATGACTTTGTTCCTTTTAACTCAACAGGGACATTGCTCACGAAGGGTAACATGTTGGTCGACTCAGGTACACCTATGACATATTTACCACAAGAATTTTTTGACCGAGTGGTAGCTCAGCTAAAAAAGACAGTTGAATTGGAATCATTCATATCTCCGGAGGATTCTACCCTTTGCTTCAACTCCACAACGGTTCCAAAATTCCCAACAGTGGCTTTACATTTTGAAGGTGGTGGCGAGCTGCCGTTGAATGAGACCCAATTATTTCAGAGAAatgaagagaccaaggcatttTGCTTTATGATGGTGAACACCACTACTGAAGATTATGGTACCTTTGGAGGTTCTCTTCAAATAGATTTCTTGATTGGTTTTGACTTGGATACAAAAGTGGTATCTTTCAAGCCAACTAATTGTGCAAACTTCAACAAAAGCTAA
- the LOC121052404 gene encoding aspartic proteinase CDR1-like: MAPYVGGKKFSHCFMADPNIESKIYFGNGSEVLGEGVLTEPMAEPNEEQYKLIISGITIENDFVPFNSTGTMNKKANMLVDSGTPLSRLPQDFFDRVITQLNNTVKLESFMQNGGGLSNIYFNYTTLPKLPTVALEFESGGKLQLNENQLFQIDEKRKAFCFMMMNNTYNFMIFGGTLQTDFLIGFDLDRKVVSFKPTNCANFNKN; this comes from the coding sequence ATGGCTCCCTATGTTGGAGGAAAAAAATTCTCTCATTGCTTCATGGCAGATCCCAATATTGAAAGCAAGATCTATTTCGGGAACGGGAGTGAAGTTTTGGGTGAAGGGGTACTGACAGAACCTATGGCAGAACCAAATGAGGAACAATATAAATTGATAATATCAGGAATTACCATTGAAAATGACTTTGTTCCTTTTAACTCAACTGGGACAATGAACAAGAAAGCTAACATGCTGGTTGACTCAGGTACACCTCTGTCACGTTTACCACAAGACTTTTTTGACCGAGTGATAACTCAGCTAAACAACACAGTTAAATTAGAGTCATTCATGCAAAATGGAGGTGGATTAAGTAACATTTACTTCAATTACACGACGCTTCCAAAATTACCAACAGTGGCTTTAGAATTTGAGAGTGGTGGAAAATTGCAGTTGAATGAGAACCAATTATTTCAAATAGACGAAAAGCGCAAGGCGTTTTGCTTTATGATGATGAACAACACTTATAATTTTATGATTTTTGGAGGTACTCTTCAGACAGATTTCTTGATTGGTTTTGACCTAGATAGAAAAGTGGTATCTTTCAAGCCCACTAATTGCGCAAACTTCAATAAAAACTAA
- the LOC112192725 gene encoding histone H1 — MPAETAVVKAKKPRSPPAHPPFVEMITEAIVALKERTGSSQYAIAKFVEEKHKQLPQSFKKLLLLNLKKLVASGKLVKVKASFKLPPRSAAAAAAAPAKEKTKPEASKPKKSAAAKTTTKPKAKTVAKPKAVAKPKTKALAVVAKAKAAAKPKAKAKVAKPAAAKVARTSSRTSPGKKVEAKAKAAKKPAATKVVKKPKSVKSPAKKKVQPKRGKK; from the exons ATGCCCGCCGAAACCGCCGTCGTCAAGGCCAAGAAGCCGCGATCGCCGCCCGCTCACCCTCCCTTCGTCGAG ATGATCACGGAGGCGATTGTGGCCCTGAAGGAGAGGACTGGTTCGAGCCAGTACGCCATCGCCAAATTCGTGGAGGAGAAGCACAAGCAGTTGCCTCAGagcttcaagaagcttctgCTCCTCAACCTGAAGAAGCTCGTCGCCTCCGGCAAGCTCGTCAAGGTCAAAGCCTCCTTCAAGCTCCCTCCTCGCTCCGCCGCCGCTGCGGCGGCTGCTCCGGCCAAGGAGAAGACCAAGCCGGAAGCTTCCAAGCCTAAGAAGTCCGCCGCTGCCAAGACTACTACTAAGCCCAAGGCCAAAACCGTCGCGAAGCCCAAGGCGGTGGCGAAGCCCAAGACCAAGGCTTTGGCGGTGGTTGCGAAGGCCAAGGCGGCGGCGAAGCCCAAGGCCAAGGCCAAGGTGGCTAAACCTGCTGCTGCCAAGGTGGCGAGGACGTCGTCGAGGACTTCGCCGGGGAAGAAGGTCGAGGCAAAAGCCAAGGCGGCGAAGAAGCCGGCGGCGACTAAGGTCGTGAAGAAGCCGAAGAGTGTGAAGTCTCCGGCGAAGAAGAAGGTTCAGCCGAAGAGGGGCAAGAAGTGA